From Brochothrix thermosphacta DSM 20171 = FSL F6-1036, a single genomic window includes:
- a CDS encoding formate/nitrite transporter family protein: MLTPSEILEVTIEKGRGKVDTGFIQKMILGFVGGAMISLGYLAYIRVIASITDWGSFANLIGAAVFPIGLIVIVMAGGELITGNIMAVATSWFAKRVTMKELLSNWLVITFANLLGALFVAYFFGHVVGLTSSAEYLHKTVAVATAKTDATALQAFISGIGCNWFVGLAVWLAYGAKDAAGKILAIWFPVMTFVAIGFQHSVANMFVIPAAIFEGESSWLAFIQNVIPVYFGNVVGGAIFVAAIYFYGLKKNK; this comes from the coding sequence ATGTTAACACCGTCAGAAATTTTAGAAGTCACGATTGAAAAAGGTAGGGGAAAAGTAGATACTGGTTTTATTCAAAAAATGATTTTAGGGTTTGTTGGGGGTGCGATGATCTCCTTGGGCTACTTAGCCTATATTCGAGTGATAGCATCGATAACGGATTGGGGTAGTTTTGCAAATTTAATAGGAGCTGCCGTTTTTCCAATTGGGCTTATTGTTATTGTGATGGCAGGTGGGGAATTGATTACAGGAAATATTATGGCTGTTGCGACTTCTTGGTTTGCCAAACGAGTAACGATGAAAGAGTTATTATCGAATTGGTTAGTGATCACTTTTGCCAATCTGTTAGGGGCATTGTTTGTTGCCTATTTTTTTGGACATGTTGTGGGTTTGACCAGTAGCGCTGAATACTTACATAAAACAGTCGCAGTCGCTACAGCTAAAACCGATGCAACAGCTTTACAAGCTTTTATATCAGGCATAGGTTGTAACTGGTTTGTAGGTTTGGCAGTTTGGCTTGCTTATGGTGCGAAAGATGCTGCTGGTAAGATTTTAGCGATTTGGTTCCCAGTTATGACCTTTGTAGCCATTGGTTTTCAACATAGTGTCGCAAATATGTTTGTCATCCCAGCGGCCATCTTCGAAGGCGAATCTTCTTGGTTAGCGTTTATCCAAAATGTTATTCCAGTGTATTTTGGAAATGTTGTTGGAGGAGCAATCTTTGTAGCAGCCATTTACTTTTATGGCCTTAAGAAAAATAAATAA
- a CDS encoding aldo/keto reductase, giving the protein MKQIQLGQSNLKVSDIALGCMRMSNLEISEAAKVLDASIAGGINFFDHADIYGGGESEVVFSKAIKELNVSRENLILQSKCGITKQGFNFSKGHIVDSVDGILKRLDTDYLDLLVLHRPDALMEPEEIASAFNELEKNGKVRQFGVSNQNPQQIELLKTAIEQPLVVNQLQFGLKHTGMLDEGFNVNNIYQGEQPSAGLLEYSRREKMTIQAWSPLQYGYFEGVFIGHEKFPELNAALDKLANKYEVSSSAIAIAWILRHPAKMQVLLGSMNVSRIESMIKATDVYLTHEEWYDLYKVAGNILP; this is encoded by the coding sequence ATGAAGCAAATTCAATTAGGTCAATCAAATCTTAAAGTATCAGATATCGCATTAGGTTGTATGAGAATGAGCAACTTAGAAATTAGTGAAGCAGCAAAAGTATTAGACGCTTCTATTGCAGGAGGTATCAATTTCTTTGATCATGCTGATATTTATGGTGGTGGAGAATCAGAAGTAGTTTTTTCGAAAGCGATAAAAGAACTGAATGTTTCACGTGAAAACTTAATTTTACAATCAAAATGTGGTATTACTAAACAAGGTTTTAATTTTTCAAAAGGGCATATTGTTGATTCTGTTGATGGTATTCTTAAGCGTTTAGACACAGATTATTTAGATTTGTTAGTTTTACATCGTCCAGATGCTTTAATGGAACCTGAGGAAATTGCATCTGCATTTAATGAGTTAGAAAAAAATGGCAAAGTTCGTCAATTTGGTGTGAGTAATCAAAACCCTCAACAAATTGAATTATTAAAAACAGCTATTGAACAACCTTTGGTTGTAAACCAACTTCAATTTGGCTTAAAACATACGGGAATGTTAGATGAAGGGTTTAACGTTAATAACATCTATCAAGGTGAGCAACCTTCAGCTGGCTTATTAGAATATAGTCGTCGTGAAAAAATGACAATACAAGCATGGTCGCCTCTACAATATGGTTACTTTGAAGGTGTTTTTATTGGACACGAAAAATTCCCGGAATTAAATGCTGCCTTAGACAAACTAGCTAATAAATATGAAGTCAGTTCGTCAGCAATTGCCATTGCTTGGATTTTACGTCATCCAGCAAAAATGCAAGTTTTACTGGGAAGTATGAATGTCTCTCGCATTGAATCAATGATTAAAGCGACAGATGTTTATTTGACTCACGAAGAGTGGTACGATCTTTATAAAGTAGCAGGTAATATTTTACCATAA